ACCAACTTTGAGACTTCCGTCGGCGTCTCATGCCCGGTCCAAGTGTTCCAGCTGATCAGTTGGAAGGACTCGGTTGGCGGTGGGCCCGTGACGGGGAGTAGCCACGGCCAAAGGTACGAGAGGTTGATCGCAATCGCAGCTGTCGAGGCCGTTAACGAGCTCCAGCCGCCACGCACTATGAGTGACAACAGCAGCAGACCCACGCCGGCCGCCAGCAGTTGGGGGCGGAACGGCGTTACGAGGCGCGCCGTCCAGTGGAGCGCGTCGAAGCCCGCGTAGAGCGAGGCCGCCGCTGCAGCGAAGGACGCTAGGCACACCAACCGACGCGTGGTCAAAGCCAGCAGGCCGGGCCCGTCGCGGTCCGGTTTCGGCGGGGGAGGGGGGGCGTCGGCCATGCCGGGCGGCTAGCCGATCAGCCGCTTTACGCTGTCGATCAGCCGGTCCATGGGGAACGGCTTGCGGAGGTAGTCGTCCACGCCCAGCATCTCCGCGTAAGCCTTGTGGCGGCTGCCCTCGTTGGCGGTGATCATGATCACGCGCGGCGGGTCCTCGCTGGTGCGGCGCAGCTTCTCTAGCACCAGGAACCCGCTCCGCTTGGGCATCATCATGTCGAGGA
This genomic interval from Posidoniimonas corsicana contains the following:
- a CDS encoding response regulator transcription factor — translated: MAKTSDSDAAAKRVLLVDDDAEIIESLRLALESNGYEVLVARDGNQGLALTERENPQLVILDMMMPKRSGFLVLEKLRRTSEDPPRVIMITANEGSRHKAYAEMLGVDDYLRKPFPMDRLIDSVKRLIG